A region of Gemmatimonadaceae bacterium DNA encodes the following proteins:
- the hrpB gene encoding ATP-dependent helicase HrpB, with the protein MTELPVRQVIPELQRALALGRNAVLQAPPGAGKTTLVPLALLGAPWLGTGRIVMLEPRRLAARAAARRMASQLGESVGETIGYRVRRDTRVSSRTRIEVVTEGVLTRMLASDPALDGVGVVIFDEFHERSLHADLGLALTRHAQQLVRDDLRIVVMSATLDGEPVARLLGDAAVITSEGRRHPVHVTWVGRRPDQRIEPAMAAAIQRALRETEGDVLAFLPGQGEIARTLELLESAAVPAELHALYGNLTFDQQDRALAPSPNGRRKVVLSTSIAESSLTIEGVRVVVDGGLSRVPRFSPRTGMTRLETVRVSRASAEQRAGRAGRLAPGACYRLWAAGEHAHLLAHATPEILEADLAPLALELANAGVTHVADLPWLDLPPAGALARARALLRELDALDADHRVTAHGRRMASLGTHPRLAHMLVRSNDRGEAALACDLAGLLEERDVLRQDAGAHDADLRPRVELVRHARRRERVAQDVAGMRVNHDALARAAEGALAWRRELAVPRAVDWTDDDALGRIVALAYPDRVAQRRPGDASRFLMRSGAGATFRDSPALAREPWIVAVETDGRSPESAVYTAAAISLDDVLADFAGHVAARDDVRWDEGEGVVRATRRETLGAIVLRERTIARPDDALVLQAWRDALGSRGLGILDWSDAAVALRARLACVHVHMPDWPDVSDAALVQSAEAWLLPHLTTVRTRQQRAELDVGGLLLSRLDWAQRARLDVLAPTHFTAPTGSRLPIDYGDAHAPVVRVRLQEMFGVRDTPRVLDGRVPVTLHLLSPAHRPLQVTQDLAGFWRTSYFDVRKDMRGRYPRHPWPDDPLAAEPTRRVKPRGT; encoded by the coding sequence GTGACCGAGCTACCCGTTCGTCAGGTCATCCCCGAGTTGCAGCGCGCGCTGGCGCTCGGGCGCAATGCGGTCCTGCAGGCCCCGCCGGGGGCGGGCAAGACCACACTCGTCCCGCTCGCGCTGCTCGGCGCTCCATGGCTGGGCACGGGCCGCATCGTGATGCTCGAGCCGCGGCGGCTCGCCGCCCGTGCGGCGGCGCGCCGCATGGCGAGCCAACTCGGCGAGTCGGTGGGTGAAACCATCGGGTACCGGGTGCGCCGCGACACGCGGGTCTCGTCACGCACGCGCATCGAAGTGGTGACGGAGGGCGTGCTCACCCGCATGCTCGCCAGCGACCCCGCGCTCGACGGTGTTGGCGTCGTGATCTTCGACGAGTTCCACGAGCGATCACTGCATGCCGACCTCGGGCTCGCCCTCACGCGCCACGCGCAGCAGCTCGTACGCGATGACCTGCGCATCGTGGTGATGTCGGCCACGCTCGACGGCGAGCCCGTGGCGCGACTGCTCGGCGACGCCGCGGTGATCACCAGCGAGGGACGACGTCATCCCGTGCACGTGACGTGGGTCGGCCGCCGTCCAGATCAACGCATCGAGCCCGCGATGGCCGCGGCGATCCAGCGGGCGCTGCGCGAGACCGAAGGTGATGTCCTCGCGTTCCTCCCCGGGCAGGGCGAAATCGCGCGCACTCTCGAATTGCTGGAATCCGCAGCGGTCCCCGCCGAACTGCATGCTCTCTACGGCAACCTCACGTTCGATCAACAGGACCGCGCGCTCGCACCATCGCCTAACGGGCGTCGCAAGGTGGTGCTGTCCACGTCGATCGCCGAATCGAGCCTGACGATCGAAGGTGTGCGTGTGGTGGTGGATGGTGGTTTGTCGCGTGTTCCGCGCTTTTCGCCACGCACGGGCATGACGCGCCTCGAAACGGTGCGCGTCTCGCGCGCATCGGCGGAGCAGCGGGCCGGGCGCGCCGGACGACTTGCGCCCGGCGCGTGCTATCGCCTGTGGGCGGCCGGAGAACACGCACATCTCCTGGCCCATGCCACGCCGGAGATTCTCGAGGCCGACCTTGCCCCGCTGGCTCTCGAACTCGCCAATGCAGGCGTCACGCACGTGGCCGATCTGCCGTGGCTCGACCTGCCTCCTGCCGGCGCGCTGGCGCGGGCACGTGCGCTCCTGCGCGAGCTCGACGCGCTCGATGCCGACCATCGCGTGACGGCGCATGGACGCAGGATGGCGTCTCTTGGCACGCACCCGCGGCTGGCCCACATGCTGGTGCGCTCGAATGATCGAGGTGAGGCGGCCCTCGCATGCGACCTTGCCGGACTGCTGGAGGAGCGTGACGTGCTGCGCCAGGACGCCGGGGCGCATGATGCCGACTTGCGCCCTCGCGTGGAGCTGGTGCGGCACGCCCGTCGGCGCGAGCGCGTGGCGCAGGACGTGGCGGGGATGCGCGTCAACCACGATGCCCTGGCTCGCGCGGCCGAAGGGGCGCTCGCCTGGCGACGTGAACTTGCCGTGCCGCGTGCGGTGGACTGGACGGACGATGACGCGCTCGGCCGGATCGTGGCGCTCGCGTATCCCGACCGCGTCGCCCAGCGCCGGCCTGGTGATGCGTCGCGCTTTCTCATGCGGAGCGGCGCGGGCGCGACCTTCCGCGATTCGCCCGCTCTCGCCCGCGAGCCCTGGATCGTGGCCGTGGAGACCGATGGTCGATCGCCGGAGAGCGCGGTGTACACGGCCGCTGCCATCTCGCTCGACGACGTCCTCGCCGACTTCGCCGGACACGTCGCCGCGCGCGACGACGTGCGCTGGGATGAGGGCGAAGGTGTGGTTCGCGCCACGCGCCGGGAAACACTCGGCGCGATCGTGCTTCGGGAGCGGACTATTGCACGACCCGACGATGCGCTGGTGCTGCAGGCCTGGCGCGACGCGTTAGGGTCGCGAGGCCTCGGTATTCTTGACTGGAGTGACGCTGCCGTCGCGCTACGTGCCCGCCTCGCCTGCGTTCACGTGCACATGCCCGACTGGCCCGACGTGAGCGACGCTGCGCTGGTCCAGTCGGCGGAGGCGTGGCTCCTGCCGCACCTCACGACCGTGCGCACCAGACAGCAACGTGCCGAGCTGGATGTGGGTGGCCTGCTGCTGTCGCGGCTGGATTGGGCACAGCGCGCGCGGCTGGACGTGCTGGCGCCAACGCACTTCACGGCGCCAACCGGGTCACGGCTCCCGATCGACTACGGCGATGCGCATGCACCCGTGGTGCGCGTACGCCTGCAGGAGATGTTTGGTGTGCGCGACACGCCTCGCGTGCTCGACGGGCGTGTCCCCGTCACGCTGCACCTCCTGTCGCCGGCGCATCGTCCGTTGCAGGTGACGCAGGACCTCGCCGGGTTCTGGCGCACGTCGTATTTCGACGTGCGCAAGGACATGCGGGGCCGGTATCCGCGGCATCCCTGGCCCGACGATCCCCTGGCCGCCGAACCTACGCGTCGCGTGAAGCCACGCGGGACCTGA
- a CDS encoding nuclear transport factor 2 family protein translates to MRTRRTPPTATPAQVVADLIRAENEQDRALADRHLAAGFSGITRSAGFEESRPQILQTIAAPKNPDLVRTLTVDHVWSDEDAGLAVVRSLVTTERRSAPGVPDGAYRNVHVLVHEDGAWKCVHWQATRLLPQA, encoded by the coding sequence ATGCGAACCCGACGCACGCCGCCAACAGCCACACCGGCGCAGGTGGTCGCGGATCTCATTCGCGCCGAGAACGAGCAGGATCGAGCACTCGCCGATCGACACCTTGCCGCTGGATTCTCCGGCATCACGCGCTCCGCCGGGTTCGAAGAGTCACGCCCGCAGATCCTCCAGACGATCGCTGCACCAAAGAATCCGGACCTGGTGCGAACACTCACCGTCGACCACGTGTGGAGCGACGAAGACGCCGGCCTGGCCGTGGTAAGGAGCCTCGTCACCACGGAGCGACGCAGCGCCCCGGGTGTACCCGACGGCGCCTACCGCAACGTGCACGTGCTGGTGCACGAAGACGGCGCCTGGAAATGCGTTCACTGGCAGGCGACGCGGCTGCTCCCGCAGGCCTAA